CCTGAGCCGGAGCAAGAATCGAATCAGGCCATTGCGCTGTTACAGCAAATTCATTTTGTCGATAGCATACTGCACTATTCAAACTTAACCGATAAGCGCGATATTACATTTGATAAACTTTCGGCTAGTTTTGATTTTAGTTCGGCGCAAGATTATGTGGCGCAAGGTTACTTTAAACTCGCTCGCGATATGTTCAAATTTTCAGCCACGATTTCAGGTACTGAGCGAGAGATTCGGGTTAATAATTCTTCTTCAACTTACCATCTCAAAGGCACGTTAGAGGAGGGGACTGGCTTTACAGGGGAGCAGAAGTTGGAAAGCACGGATCTCGGGCATTTGCTGGAAGTCTTCCTTGTTTCAGGTAAAAAAGCACCCGAGACGATGGCCCCAGAGGATGCGTTTCCATTTAACTTCTCAAGTGCCTTAAAGCTGCGTGGTAAGCGTTTAACGCTATCAGACGTTGTGCTGGGTGGTGGCGCGATCGAAGGGACGGCGCAGGCAATCGGCCTGATGGGTGCCAATCCTGAGATGAATGCACAGATTGAACTCAAGGCATTTTCCATTGATAAATTGTTGGAACGTGGGGTGCTTGATGAGTTTATCGCGGACAGCTCTCAGGCAGAAAATATTGACGGCTACCGGATTGAGTTACCTGAAGATAAAGCCTCCTCTTTGCCTAGCGGAGTAAAAATGACCATTTCACTAAAGAGTGAACAGGCGATGTTTAAGGGCTTGGATATTTCAAACCTTCAGCTTGCAGCAAAACTTGATAATTCGGTGATTGATGTCGCGCAATTAAGCGGAAAATTGCCAGGTAATGGCCAGTTTATTTTAAAAGGTAAGGTCGAGGGAAGCTATGATGGACTTGCCTTTAAAGGGGCGGCGGATGTTGCCGGGCAGGAATTTGCAAAAACCTTCCAGCCTTTATTAAAAAATGAAACGGAAGCCGTGATTGCTTTCCCGGAAAGTTTGAAGCGTTTTCGAGGGAAGGCAAATCTGTTTGTTAACCCTGAAGTGATGCGATTATCTGAAGGGTTGATGCGTGTTGAGAAAATGCAGTGGCTAGGCACGCTCGTTCGCCAGCGCTTGAAGGCGGCTAAATCATCATTGGTAGCAACCAATAGTCAACCGGCTAGCGCGCTTGGTTATCGTTATGAGGGAGCGTTTCGTTTTACGAATGTGGATCTTGATGAGCTCCGCTCTGCTCAGGTGAGGGGTGAAGAGAATGCTGATGTAAGCGATAGTGAGCAAGTGCCAGAGGAGTTTGATCGTGATAAACTTTTCGCGTGGATGCAGGGTATGATGAAATCTGCTCAGAATTCATGGTTTAATTTGAAGCTTAATTTTGTGGATGCCTTTCTGGATGGAAAGAAGCGTGAGACGGCGAATTTACGCTTGATTTTAAATCGTCAACTTTTTGCACTTGAGGAAATAGAGATGCCTTATAATGGTAGCTTTATTAAAGGTTTAACTCACTTCACGTTCCCGAAAAAGGGTAAGCCGAAATTCTCTGCGCATTTGCAGTTAGATCGCTTTGACAGCGAAGAATTTTTTGGCGAAGCATTTGATAAAGATGCGTTGTTCTGGCGTGAAGGAAATGGCCTATGGTCGCGAAAAGAATTTAACATTCTAGGGCTTGGCGATATGGATGTGGATCTCACTTTCCGTGTTGGGGCGGTGAAGCATGCTGAATATGATTTAACGGATATGAGTGGGAAGCTACTGATTGACAATAGTGCAGTGCGACTTAATGATTTTACGGTGGGTGCTTGGGGTGGAAAACTAACCGGCCATGGTAAAATGCTGATTGCAAAATTGCCCACAATTTCAGGTAATGTCAGTTTGAATGGGTTTGATTTTGCTAAACTGCACGGGGTGACGGATCTATTCTCAAACCTATATGGTAATGCAAATTTACGTGGTCAGTTTTCGACAACAGGGGTGAACCCTCATTCTGCAATTCAGAATATGAAGGGGAGTTTGGCCTTTGCTGGTAGTGGTTTAAAAGTGATCGGTTTTAATTTGGCAAATATGGTGCGTGCGGCCAATGCAGTGCGTACGGTTAAAGATATCGAGACGCTGGTTAAGTTTGCCAATCGCGGAGGAGAGACCAAAATTAATACCGTCCAGGGAAATATGAATATTGATGGTGGTTATCTGCGTACACCGATGATGCGTATTGCTACACCGATAGGTAACGGAGGGGTTAAAGGACAGATCAATTTAATGGATTGGAAGGTTAATGTTGCCATTTCCGTGTTCTTAACGGCGCTCCAAGCGCAAAACCCGCCCGATATTCGCTTAGTATTTGTAGGCCC
The window above is part of the Rickettsiales bacterium genome. Proteins encoded here:
- a CDS encoding AsmA family protein gives rise to the protein MKKSAINLPSKKLLIGVGGALLVLYVVWYAVLTMVFSADDIRKKTLAALSQHLGAEVTATDHQQFSLMPTPRLTLNNVQIKNHAKARHPSMLTSGMVRVIPSLGSIFGDLVVSVTFFDPKIEFETFADKTHSWDLPEPEQESNQAIALLQQIHFVDSILHYSNLTDKRDITFDKLSASFDFSSAQDYVAQGYFKLARDMFKFSATISGTEREIRVNNSSSTYHLKGTLEEGTGFTGEQKLESTDLGHLLEVFLVSGKKAPETMAPEDAFPFNFSSALKLRGKRLTLSDVVLGGGAIEGTAQAIGLMGANPEMNAQIELKAFSIDKLLERGVLDEFIADSSQAENIDGYRIELPEDKASSLPSGVKMTISLKSEQAMFKGLDISNLQLAAKLDNSVIDVAQLSGKLPGNGQFILKGKVEGSYDGLAFKGAADVAGQEFAKTFQPLLKNETEAVIAFPESLKRFRGKANLFVNPEVMRLSEGLMRVEKMQWLGTLVRQRLKAAKSSLVATNSQPASALGYRYEGAFRFTNVDLDELRSAQVRGEENADVSDSEQVPEEFDRDKLFAWMQGMMKSAQNSWFNLKLNFVDAFLDGKKRETANLRLILNRQLFALEEIEMPYNGSFIKGLTHFTFPKKGKPKFSAHLQLDRFDSEEFFGEAFDKDALFWREGNGLWSRKEFNILGLGDMDVDLTFRVGAVKHAEYDLTDMSGKLLIDNSAVRLNDFTVGAWGGKLTGHGKMLIAKLPTISGNVSLNGFDFAKLHGVTDLFSNLYGNANLRGQFSTTGVNPHSAIQNMKGSLAFAGSGLKVIGFNLANMVRAANAVRTVKDIETLVKFANRGGETKINTVQGNMNIDGGYLRTPMMRIATPIGNGGVKGQINLMDWKVNVAISVFLTALQAQNPPDIRLVFVGPLNEVGRSLDTQSLESFIAKTAAERLLVNP